Proteins from a genomic interval of Pseudomonas asplenii:
- the gspG gene encoding type II secretion system major pseudopilin GspG: MDIARRNSRSRGRQTQQGFTLIEIMVVVVILGILAAMVVPKVLDRPDQARATAARQDIGGLMQALKLYRLDHGSYPSQNQGLKILVERPANAKDSNWRSYLERLPNDPWGRPYQYLNPGANGEVDVFSLGADGTPDGDGVNADIGSWQL; encoded by the coding sequence ATGGATATCGCGCGCCGCAATTCCCGTTCCAGAGGTCGTCAGACACAGCAGGGATTTACGCTGATCGAGATCATGGTGGTGGTGGTCATCCTCGGGATTCTCGCCGCCATGGTCGTGCCCAAGGTGCTCGACCGTCCCGATCAGGCGCGGGCTACTGCGGCCAGGCAGGACATCGGCGGCCTGATGCAGGCGCTCAAGCTCTACCGTCTCGACCACGGCAGCTACCCGAGCCAGAATCAGGGCCTGAAGATCCTCGTCGAGCGTCCGGCCAACGCCAAGGACAGCAACTGGCGCTCGTACCTGGAACGCTTGCCCAACGATCCTTGGGGCCGCCCTTATCAGTACCTCAATCCGGGCGCCAACGGCGAAGTCGATGTGTTTTCCCTGGGCGCCGACGGCACGCCGGACGGTGACGGGGTCAATGCCGACATCGGCTCCTGGCAGTTGTAG
- the gspI gene encoding type II secretion system minor pseudopilin GspI → MQRPSRQPGFTLIEVLVALAIIAVAMSAAVRVAGLMTQSNGMLRDRSVALLAAQSRLAELRLEGRLVTGRKSFECDQGRLALRCDQSIGPGNSSQLFRVEIRVLDRRHEAPPLARLETLMSAPEFKVGSATAGTALR, encoded by the coding sequence ATGCAGCGACCTTCCCGCCAACCGGGTTTCACCCTGATCGAAGTGCTGGTGGCGCTGGCGATCATCGCCGTGGCGATGTCGGCGGCGGTGCGAGTGGCCGGGTTGATGACCCAGAGCAACGGCATGTTGCGCGACCGTTCCGTGGCCCTGCTGGCCGCCCAGAGCCGGCTGGCCGAGTTGCGCCTGGAAGGTCGGCTGGTCACGGGGCGCAAGTCGTTCGAGTGCGATCAGGGCCGGCTGGCCCTGCGCTGCGACCAGTCGATCGGACCGGGGAACAGCTCGCAACTGTTTCGGGTCGAGATCCGGGTACTGGACCGGCGCCACGAAGCACCGCCGCTGGCGCGCCTGGAAACCCTGATGAGTGCGCCGGAATTCAAGGTCGGGTCAGCGACGGCAGGAACGGCGCTTCGCTGA
- a CDS encoding general secretion pathway protein GspC, which yields MQWTSRFSPVQIVQSAALLAALAGVLVWSTLLLTPAISQVPEGQPPVALGRTDNPALQWFSNQPARLDIKVSGVMAAGHGAVAILSLNDGPPRSFLAGERLGQGVRLLAIERDGILIEQGAQKQRLAVTRLSEAPFLPSLTRP from the coding sequence ATGCAATGGACCTCGCGCTTTTCCCCGGTACAGATCGTTCAGTCGGCGGCCTTGCTTGCCGCCCTGGCCGGTGTGCTGGTCTGGTCTACTCTGCTGCTGACCCCGGCCATCTCCCAGGTGCCCGAGGGCCAGCCGCCAGTGGCCCTCGGGCGCACTGACAATCCGGCCTTGCAGTGGTTTTCCAACCAACCGGCACGGCTCGACATCAAGGTGTCCGGGGTCATGGCCGCAGGGCATGGCGCGGTGGCGATTCTCAGTCTCAACGATGGCCCGCCGCGCAGCTTTCTGGCCGGTGAACGACTGGGGCAGGGCGTCCGGTTGTTGGCGATCGAGCGCGACGGCATCCTGATCGAGCAGGGCGCGCAGAAGCAGCGCCTGGCGGTGACTCGGCTCAGCGAAGCGCCGTTCCTGCCGTCGCTGACCCGACCTTGA
- the gspH gene encoding type II secretion system minor pseudopilin GspH → MDALRPAQAGFTLIELMVVLVIVGIASAAISLSIKPDPLQQLRKDAERLAQALQVAQAEARADGRPIRWLSDSQGYRFSRADGQGGSEQFNNDPQLRPTRWQSTPMQVQLERGKTLLLDAEWIAPPLHLSLSDGQHSIGVVRDSTGEVRVQ, encoded by the coding sequence ATGGATGCCCTACGTCCCGCCCAGGCGGGTTTTACCCTGATCGAACTGATGGTGGTGCTGGTGATCGTCGGCATCGCCAGTGCAGCCATCAGCCTCAGCATCAAGCCCGACCCGCTGCAACAGCTGCGCAAGGATGCCGAGCGCCTGGCCCAGGCCCTCCAGGTGGCCCAGGCCGAGGCCCGGGCCGATGGGCGGCCGATCCGCTGGTTGAGCGACAGCCAGGGTTACCGCTTCAGTCGAGCCGACGGCCAGGGTGGCAGCGAGCAGTTCAACAACGACCCGCAACTGCGCCCGACCCGTTGGCAAAGTACACCGATGCAGGTGCAATTGGAGCGTGGCAAGACCCTGCTGCTCGACGCCGAATGGATCGCTCCCCCGTTGCACCTGTCGCTCTCCGATGGGCAGCACAGCATTGGCGTGGTCCGTGACAGCACCGGCGAGGTTCGCGTGCAATGA
- a CDS encoding prepilin-type N-terminal cleavage/methylation domain-containing protein, which yields MKRQAGFTLIEVMIALMLMAVVSIIAWRGLDSVNRTDEHLRRSTAQTHQLLAALGQLERDVALRGGIELVEPAPADQEQRPAVGPVAISVRSAEGKGFRLDLIRTSPQQDGSLQRVRWWLQGGTLYRAVAAARTQFPLPAPKGGVAVLEQITSMDLRVWQAGKGWRRLSGDRQDNPLGLEINLVRNTPQGVEHYRQVLGPLE from the coding sequence ATGAAACGCCAGGCCGGTTTCACCCTGATCGAAGTGATGATTGCGCTGATGCTGATGGCGGTGGTCAGCATCATTGCCTGGCGCGGCCTGGACAGCGTCAACCGCACCGACGAACACCTCAGGCGCAGCACCGCGCAGACCCACCAGTTGCTGGCGGCACTCGGCCAACTGGAGCGCGACGTGGCCCTGCGCGGCGGCATCGAGCTGGTCGAACCAGCACCTGCCGATCAGGAGCAACGGCCGGCCGTTGGACCGGTGGCGATCAGTGTACGCAGTGCCGAGGGCAAAGGGTTTCGGCTGGACCTGATTCGCACATCGCCCCAGCAAGACGGCAGCCTGCAGCGGGTACGCTGGTGGTTGCAGGGCGGCACCCTGTATCGGGCAGTGGCGGCGGCGCGCACGCAGTTTCCGCTGCCGGCACCGAAGGGCGGCGTGGCGGTACTGGAGCAAATCACCTCGATGGACTTGCGGGTGTGGCAAGCGGGCAAGGGCTGGCGGCGACTGAGCGGTGATCGCCAGGATAATCCGCTGGGGCTGGAGATCAATCTGGTGCGCAATACACCGCAGGGGGTGGAACACTATCGCCAGGTGTTGGGGCCACTGGAGTGA
- a CDS encoding FecR family protein has protein sequence MNTTSITDLPVGPAARLQSEARDWLILLTSGQATVADARALRHWCEQSPEHARAFEQAKLLWQSLKPALEQLQHPPRARHFGRRAFLGGAIAASAAFFLIRGTVPGGFSGLDADYRTDVGEQRRIELGEGISLELNTQTRINRLPSVNGDSRIELVTGEVEVLARTQAPVQVQAGGGLLTAEQARFNLRNLDQSVCVTCIEGVLTVDVLGRHFRLESGRQLVYDTRQASEPQAVDPTAVIAWRNKMLVFNDATLASVISEINRYRPGMLVLLNSELGKRKVQARFSLDQLAGVALLIRDAYGAKCTELPGGVVLLS, from the coding sequence TTGAACACGACTTCCATCACCGATTTGCCGGTCGGCCCAGCCGCCCGCTTGCAGAGCGAAGCCCGGGATTGGCTGATTCTCCTGACCTCCGGCCAGGCTACCGTCGCCGATGCGCGGGCCTTGCGCCATTGGTGCGAACAGAGCCCCGAGCACGCCCGGGCCTTTGAACAGGCCAAGCTGTTGTGGCAGTCCCTCAAACCGGCCCTCGAACAACTGCAGCACCCGCCACGCGCCCGGCATTTCGGGCGTCGGGCCTTTCTGGGCGGAGCCATTGCCGCGTCGGCGGCGTTTTTCCTGATTCGCGGCACCGTGCCGGGTGGCTTCTCCGGCCTGGACGCCGACTACCGTACCGATGTCGGTGAACAACGACGGATCGAACTGGGCGAGGGCATCAGCCTGGAACTCAATACCCAGACCCGTATCAACCGTCTGCCGTCGGTCAATGGCGATTCGCGCATCGAACTGGTCACGGGTGAAGTGGAAGTGCTGGCGCGGACCCAGGCACCGGTCCAGGTCCAGGCTGGCGGCGGGTTATTGACTGCCGAACAGGCCCGCTTCAATTTGCGTAACCTTGACCAGAGTGTCTGCGTCACCTGTATCGAAGGGGTGTTGACGGTGGATGTGCTCGGGCGCCATTTCCGTCTGGAAAGTGGTCGCCAACTGGTCTACGACACCCGCCAGGCCAGCGAACCGCAGGCCGTTGACCCGACGGCGGTGATCGCCTGGCGCAACAAGATGCTGGTATTCAACGATGCGACCCTGGCCAGCGTGATCAGCGAGATCAACCGCTATCGTCCGGGCATGCTGGTGCTGCTCAACAGCGAGCTGGGCAAGCGCAAGGTCCAGGCGCGGTTCAGCCTGGATCAGTTGGCGGGCGTGGCACTGCTGATTCGCGATGCCTATGGGGCCAAGTGCACCGAGTTGCCGGGTGGGGTAGTGCTGCTCAGCTAA